The nucleotide window GCGATGTGGGCTGCGTATTTTCCGGCGTCAGCAGAAGCGTCGCCGCTTCGCCGGTTAACATGTTCGTCACCGTAGCAGTTACAGCATAATTGGTGGTTCCAGAGTAGGAATAAACGTCAATGTACCAATAACCGCCGACCAACGTTGTGCCCTCGATCAGCTCATCGTTGCCATCGTTCAGCGAAGCAGCCGCGGCCGGGTCGGTATTCACATCGGTTGTGCCTGGTGGGAAGAGATACAAATCCGCATCACCGCCGCTGCCGGTCATGACAATACGCAAATGCTGATTGGCCTGCATCATAATCTTATACACGTCATCCCGGTCGGCCGCGCTGACTTGCCCGGTGGCGGTATGGCCGGTGCAGGTGATCAACGCATCGTTAATATTGTTCGACTCGCCGCTTTGCGGGGTACATGTCGGTGGCGGAGGCGGTGGGGGCGCCGCTGACTTGAAGACGCCCGGCAGGTAAACAAAGTCGGTAAAGGTGACGTTCAGCGCGTTGAGGGCCTGATAGGCGTCTACGATGCCGGAGCCACAATTGCTGGTGTTACAGGTGCTGCCGGCCGGGAAGCTGCGGGCCGTGCTTTGCAGCAGCGACAAAACCTGCGCCTGGGTGTAGCCCGGCCGCATCCCCAGGATCAGCGAAGCCAACCCGGCGACGTGCGGCGTCGCCATGCTGGTCCCCTGGTAATAGGCGTAGGTATTGCTGTTGGCAGGCGTTGTTGCGCCAGAGTCCAATGTTGACAAAATGCCATTGGGGTCGTTGGCAAAGCTCTGCGCGCCGCCAGGGGCACTGACTTCAATGACACTGCCATAATTGCTGTAATAGGCACGGCCACCACTGCGATTGGTGGCCGCCACGGTGATAACGTTATTGCAATTGCCGGGGGAGTAATTGGCGGCGTTGGCATTGTCGTTGCCGGCGGCAATGACGACGGTGGCCCCGGTCGCAACAACATCATTGACGGCCGACTGCCAGGTGCTGGTACAAGTGCCAAACCCACCCAAACTAAGGTTTAACACTTTGGCCGGATTGGCGTTGGCCGGAACGCCGGCGACAGCCAGACCGGCCGACCAGCGCATCCCATCCACAATGTCGGACGTTGTGCCACCGCATCGGCCCAAAACACGAATGGGCAAAATCTTGGCGTTCCAGTTTACCCCGGCCACGCCCAGACTATTGTTGGTAGCCGCGCCAATGGTTCCAGCCACGTGCGTACCATGCCAGGAACTATCAGAAGGATCGCTGCCGGCGAAACAAGCATTGGCTAAAATCCAATCGCCAGGGTCGGCCGGGTTACTATCACGGCCGTTGCCATCATTGGCTGTAAACACATCAGTGATAAAGTCATACCCGGCCACCGTTTTACCGGCCAGATCGGTGTGGTTCAGGATGCCCGTATCCAGCACAGCGACCACGGTGCTGACCAAACCGGTGGAGATATTCCAGGCCGGTTCCAGATTGAGTCCCTCAGAAGTGCCGGGAGTGTAGCGATAATGCCACTGATCGCCGTAACGGGTGTCGTTGGGAGCCAGATCAGGCACGGCGGGCATTTGCGCCGCGCCGAGGCCGGTGGTCTTGATCAGGTCGGGTTCGGCATAGGCAACGCCGGGAACGGCCGTTAGATCCACGGCAATCTGGGCGACTTTTTCGGCCGGCAGCCGTTCAGTCAGCTTCAGCACGTGGGCATCGCCCGACATGGCGCGAAAATAGGCCACATCTACCCCGGCGGCGGCGCTCAATTCTGGCAGCGGGCCTTCGTTGCGGGCCGACAACAAGGCAGCTTCGGCCGCCGCATCGGTGAACTGGATGATGACCTGATCGGTGGGCAGGGCGTCGCGCAAATCACCAAATGTCTGGCCGGCGTCCGGCGCTGGTGTGTCTGGGGTTTGTCCGTACAAACTCACCGGCACAGCCACAACAAGAAAACAAACAAGCAAAGCAATCAAAAGGGTTTTGCGATTCATACGATCTCCTAATATGTGTAGGCTTACTGTGCAATTGTAAAACAACATTATCGAAGAACGGGGTAACAAAACAGCTTAACGAGGCTTGTCGGCAGCAGTATACTGCTATTTTCCAGCAAAAGTGGATAAAAAACGAGGATTAAACAGCCCTCCAACAATTCTCAATTTGCCCTGGTGTTAGCGTAGGGACGGGACGGCGCGGACGGGAGCCGCAGCGAACAGCATTTTCCCGCGCCGTCTCGCCCAATAGGACCAAAGAAGGGCGAGACGGCGCGGGAGGCAAGGCATTGGTGATTGGCAAAAATGCTGTCCCGCCCCTACGGCTGGATTTCAAATTGAGAATTGCTGCAAGTTTGTTAGCCGCTACAAACGCAGCGCATGGTCCCCATGGTAATACGCCTGACGCAGTTGGTTCACCGCTTCGTCTTCCAGATATTCTTCAAAACTCATCACTTTATCAATCACCCCGCCGGGCGCCAGTTCAATGATGCGGTTGGCGATGGTGTTGACAAATTCATAATCGTGGGAAGCAAACAGCACCACTTCCGGGAATTTGATGAGACCCTCGTTCAGCGCGGAGATAGCCTCCAGGTCCAGATGATTGGTCGGTTCGTCCAGCAGCAGCACATTGGCCCCGCTGAGCATCATGCGGGCCAACATACAGCGCACCTTCTCGCCGCCGGAGAGGACCCGCGCCGGTTTTAACGCTTCTTCACCGGAGAAAAGCATTCGCCCCAGATAGCCGCGAATGAAGGTATCGCTGTCTTCGCCCGGCGAAAACTTGCGCAGCCAGTCAATCAGGTTGTCGTCGGTGTCGAAGTATTGACTGTTTTCCTTGGGGAAATAAGATGTGGTGATGGTGGTTCCCCACTCGTAACGGCCGTCATCCGGGTCCATCTCCCCCGCCAAAATCTCAAACAAGGTCGTCTTCACCAGGTCATTCTCGCCGATAAAGGCGATCTTGTCCCCCTGGTTTACCTCCAGGCTGAAATGCGACAGCACCGGGGCGCCATCCACGCTCTTTGTCAGGTCTTTCACGCGCAGGACCACTTTGCCACACGGCCGTTCCGCGGCAAAGCCCACATACGGAAAACGGCGCGAACTGGTCGGCAGATCATCTACCGTCAATTTCTCGATCAACTTCTTGCGCGACGTCGCCTGCCGCGCCTTGGCCACGTTGGCGCTAAACCGACGCACAAACGACTCCAATTCCTTGATCTTCTCTTCCCGCTTTTTGCCCTCGTTCTTGCGCTGCTGCATCGCCAACTGGCTGGCCTCATACCAAAATTCATAATTGCCCACGTACATGCGAATCTGGTTGAAATCAATGTCCACAATGTGGGTGCAAACATCGTTCAGAAAGTGCCGGTCATGGGAAACAACGATAAGCGTATTGTTGAAGCGCATCAGATAATCTTCCAACCAGCGGATGGTTTTCAGATCCAACTGATTGGTCGGCTCGTCCAGCAGCAGGATGTCCGGGTTGCCGAACATAGCCTGCGCCAGCAGCACGCGCACCTTTTGCGTTGCCTCCAACTCGGCCATCTGCCGGTCTAGCAGCGTTTCGTCAATGCCCAGCCCTTTCAGCAGCGTGGCCGCTTCCGCTTCGGCATCGTAACCATTCAGGTCGGCAAATTCCGACTCCAACTGCGCCGCCAAGACACCATCCTCATCGGAAAAATCCGTTTTGGCGTACAGCGCATCGCGCTGCTGCATCAGGTCATACAGCTTTTTATGCCCCAGGATAACCGCGTCTAACACGCGGTACTCATCAAAGGCGAACTGGTCCTGCTGCAGCACGGCGATACGGTCTTTCGGATCGGTGATTACTTCGCCGCTGGTGGATTCGATTTCCCCGGCCAAAATCTTGAGAAAGGTAGATTTGCCCGCGCCGTTGGCGCCGATCAGTCCGTAGCAGTGGCCGGGCAGAAATTTGAGACTGACGTTCTTAAAAAGCACCCGTGGTCCAAAGGACAGGGTGAGATTGCTGGTCGCTATCATTATTTGTTTCCTTCTGTAAAATGTCGAACGAGGGATGATAGGGTTTTCTGGCAAATAAATCAAATTCTGCGATGGTCACGATTTGGTTGGAAGCACTGTCATTCTGACGAGTCTTCGAAGAAGAATCC belongs to Candidatus Leptovillus gracilis and includes:
- a CDS encoding S8 family serine peptidase; its protein translation is MNRKTLLIALLVCFLVVAVPVSLYGQTPDTPAPDAGQTFGDLRDALPTDQVIIQFTDAAAEAALLSARNEGPLPELSAAAGVDVAYFRAMSGDAHVLKLTERLPAEKVAQIAVDLTAVPGVAYAEPDLIKTTGLGAAQMPAVPDLAPNDTRYGDQWHYRYTPGTSEGLNLEPAWNISTGLVSTVVAVLDTGILNHTDLAGKTVAGYDFITDVFTANDGNGRDSNPADPGDWILANACFAGSDPSDSSWHGTHVAGTIGAATNNSLGVAGVNWNAKILPIRVLGRCGGTTSDIVDGMRWSAGLAVAGVPANANPAKVLNLSLGGFGTCTSTWQSAVNDVVATGATVVIAAGNDNANAANYSPGNCNNVITVAATNRSGGRAYYSNYGSVIEVSAPGGAQSFANDPNGILSTLDSGATTPANSNTYAYYQGTSMATPHVAGLASLILGMRPGYTQAQVLSLLQSTARSFPAGSTCNTSNCGSGIVDAYQALNALNVTFTDFVYLPGVFKSAAPPPPPPPTCTPQSGESNNINDALITCTGHTATGQVSAADRDDVYKIMMQANQHLRIVMTGSGGDADLYLFPPGTTDVNTDPAAAASLNDGNDELIEGTTLVGGYWYIDVYSYSGTTNYAVTATVTNMLTGEAATLLLTPENTQPTSRQSK
- a CDS encoding ATP-binding cassette domain-containing protein → MIATSNLTLSFGPRVLFKNVSLKFLPGHCYGLIGANGAGKSTFLKILAGEIESTSGEVITDPKDRIAVLQQDQFAFDEYRVLDAVILGHKKLYDLMQQRDALYAKTDFSDEDGVLAAQLESEFADLNGYDAEAEAATLLKGLGIDETLLDRQMAELEATQKVRVLLAQAMFGNPDILLLDEPTNQLDLKTIRWLEDYLMRFNNTLIVVSHDRHFLNDVCTHIVDIDFNQIRMYVGNYEFWYEASQLAMQQRKNEGKKREEKIKELESFVRRFSANVAKARQATSRKKLIEKLTVDDLPTSSRRFPYVGFAAERPCGKVVLRVKDLTKSVDGAPVLSHFSLEVNQGDKIAFIGENDLVKTTLFEILAGEMDPDDGRYEWGTTITTSYFPKENSQYFDTDDNLIDWLRKFSPGEDSDTFIRGYLGRMLFSGEEALKPARVLSGGEKVRCMLARMMLSGANVLLLDEPTNHLDLEAISALNEGLIKFPEVVLFASHDYEFVNTIANRIIELAPGGVIDKVMSFEEYLEDEAVNQLRQAYYHGDHALRL